In Aminobacterium sp. MB27-C1, a single genomic region encodes these proteins:
- the flgN gene encoding flagellar export chaperone FlgN has protein sequence MLQDNLESKIRDLLSSEIALYTELEHYVDDELECVNNKDMEKLLEVLQQKQGVISRQELLQEEWGQIAMKFGLVEGRDGPLFWSAVEQHVESQGFYSLSKIVNEIKEQVTALLTKEEHVQALLEQHISELREQMAQLNKGKTAFKGYMKSGGVL, from the coding sequence AACCTTGAGTCTAAGATCAGGGATCTCTTGTCTTCTGAAATAGCTCTTTATACTGAACTTGAACATTATGTAGACGATGAACTCGAGTGTGTTAACAATAAAGATATGGAAAAATTGCTAGAAGTATTGCAGCAAAAACAAGGCGTTATTTCACGTCAAGAGCTTCTCCAGGAAGAGTGGGGCCAAATAGCGATGAAATTTGGTCTTGTTGAAGGGCGCGATGGCCCTTTATTTTGGTCGGCTGTGGAACAACATGTCGAGTCTCAAGGGTTTTATTCCCTTTCTAAAATAGTAAATGAGATAAAAGAACAGGTTACAGCTCTTTTGACCAAAGAAGAGCATGTGCAGGCGCTGCTTGAACAACATATTTCTGAATTACGAGAACAAATGGCTCAACTTAATAAGGGGAAGACCGCTTTTAAAGGATATATGAAGTCTGGGGGAGTTTTATAA